A genomic stretch from Streptosporangium album includes:
- the mads6 gene encoding methylation-associated defense system protein kinase MAD6 encodes MHDEKGGTREMAQIVGGGRPVNDAERRVIAHLRDNAPSDWLLLHNIEVPRGDDTFEVDVIVLTGHSLCVIDVKGTRGRIEVSGARWFPARRDAFRSPVAKLRGNGRALKGLLTQERRELERVYVDSVVVLTGPDAELVDPAGRDSRHVTDLRGLIGTLSNVSRVRRGYTPDATPYRTPILEALNGSVRRSTAPPRFGNWEVEEQLGGDNRVTEYRAINATVPGSETVLLRVYRADPLAEEKPRAAERRLIANAYQSLTRIPPHPCVVRSRDFFAIDDESRFVLVLDDVHGQALHLHLTSSRRTLSTRAMLDVVEDMLLGLAHVHANNVIHRALSPACVLVTEDGRAMLTGFDYAKPGPRAHTVANELPNVLDTHYVAPECQVSPERMTAASDVYAAGVIAFHLLAGELPPASPDAETAVDGVPAEVMELLRRMRDHTPAKRPSAAETLGALRRAREGLATEREPVLLDRLRGRFRRRSGRQP; translated from the coding sequence ATGCACGATGAGAAGGGCGGCACGCGGGAGATGGCACAGATCGTCGGTGGCGGACGCCCGGTCAACGACGCCGAGCGACGGGTCATCGCCCATCTGCGAGACAACGCGCCCAGCGACTGGCTGCTGCTGCACAACATCGAGGTGCCGCGCGGCGACGACACCTTCGAGGTCGACGTCATCGTCTTGACCGGCCATTCGCTCTGCGTCATCGACGTCAAGGGCACGCGGGGCCGGATCGAGGTCTCCGGAGCCCGCTGGTTCCCGGCGCGACGGGACGCGTTCCGCTCTCCGGTGGCCAAACTCCGCGGCAACGGGCGCGCCCTCAAGGGACTGCTCACCCAGGAACGCCGCGAGCTGGAGCGGGTCTACGTCGACAGTGTCGTCGTGCTGACCGGGCCGGACGCCGAGCTGGTCGACCCGGCCGGCCGCGACTCACGGCACGTCACCGACCTGCGCGGCCTGATCGGCACGCTGAGCAACGTCTCTCGTGTCAGACGCGGCTACACCCCGGACGCCACGCCGTACCGCACGCCGATCCTGGAGGCCCTGAACGGCAGCGTACGGCGCTCCACCGCGCCGCCCCGGTTCGGCAACTGGGAGGTGGAGGAGCAGCTCGGCGGCGACAACCGGGTCACCGAGTATCGCGCGATCAACGCGACGGTCCCGGGCAGCGAGACGGTTCTGCTCCGGGTGTACCGGGCCGACCCGCTGGCCGAGGAGAAGCCGCGCGCGGCCGAGCGGCGGCTGATCGCCAACGCCTACCAGTCCCTCACCCGGATCCCCCCGCACCCGTGCGTCGTGCGTTCCCGCGACTTCTTCGCGATCGACGACGAGAGCCGGTTCGTGCTGGTCCTCGACGACGTGCACGGCCAGGCGCTGCACCTGCACCTGACCTCCTCCCGGCGGACGCTGTCCACCCGCGCCATGCTCGACGTGGTCGAGGACATGCTGCTGGGTCTGGCCCACGTCCACGCCAACAACGTCATCCACCGCGCGCTCAGCCCGGCCTGTGTCCTGGTGACCGAGGACGGCCGGGCGATGCTGACGGGATTCGACTACGCCAAACCGGGCCCCCGGGCGCACACCGTGGCCAACGAGCTCCCCAACGTCCTCGACACCCACTACGTGGCCCCCGAGTGCCAGGTCAGTCCCGAGCGGATGACGGCCGCCTCCGACGTGTACGCGGCCGGGGTGATCGCCTTCCACCTGCTGGCCGGTGAACTGCCCCCGGCGAGCCCGGACGCCGAGACAGCCGTGGACGGCGTGCCGGCCGAGGTCATGGAACTGCTGCGGCGCATGCGCGACCACACGCCCGCCAAGCGTCCGAGCGCGGCGGAGACCCTGGGCGCCCTGCGGCGGGCACGCGAGGGGCTCGCGACGGAGCGGGAGCCCGTGCTGCTCGACAGGCTCCGGGGCAGGTTCCGGCGGAGGTCCGGGCGGCAGCCGTGA
- a CDS encoding diacylglycerol/lipid kinase family protein has protein sequence MGELRSKAEHTEAVRTGGRLCVVVNTRSRRGRRLYPEVVRALQAEGLEPIRLYPLDDPRRLRATLEEALDARPDLLVVGGGDGTLSAAVKHVAHRDVALGVLPLGTTNNFARSLGLPLDLRGAIQVLRTGKVADIDLGIAGDREFANLASFGVSVEVAGKVRPWLKRILGRAAYPLTALTILPRHQPFRAFITVDGKRHELLTHQLNIANGRFHGGWQVARDISIDNGRLVAYQLGSGKRLRLLGETLVRAAGGRWRSLAGGPFVVGREMLLETDPPLSADVDGEVRLTTPITIRTVPNGLRVMVPNDFVDS, from the coding sequence GTGGGAGAGCTTCGCAGCAAGGCCGAGCACACCGAGGCCGTCCGGACCGGAGGCCGGCTCTGCGTGGTGGTCAACACGCGGTCGCGCCGCGGCCGCCGCCTCTACCCGGAGGTGGTCCGCGCGCTCCAGGCCGAGGGACTCGAGCCGATCCGTCTGTACCCCCTGGACGACCCCAGGCGCCTCCGTGCCACGCTGGAGGAGGCCCTGGACGCCCGGCCCGACCTGCTCGTCGTGGGCGGCGGTGACGGCACGCTCAGCGCCGCCGTCAAGCACGTCGCCCACCGCGACGTCGCCCTCGGCGTGCTGCCCCTGGGGACGACCAACAACTTCGCCCGCAGCCTCGGCCTCCCGCTCGACCTGCGCGGCGCGATCCAGGTGCTGCGCACCGGCAAGGTCGCCGACATCGACCTGGGTATAGCCGGGGACCGGGAATTCGCCAACCTGGCCAGCTTCGGCGTCTCCGTCGAGGTGGCCGGCAAGGTCAGGCCCTGGCTCAAGCGCATCCTCGGCCGCGCCGCCTACCCCCTCACCGCCCTGACGATCCTCCCGCGCCACCAGCCGTTCCGCGCCTTCATCACGGTCGACGGCAAGCGCCACGAGCTGCTCACCCACCAGCTCAACATCGCCAACGGCCGCTTCCACGGCGGCTGGCAGGTGGCCAGGGACATCAGCATCGACAACGGCCGGCTGGTCGCCTACCAGCTCGGTTCGGGCAAGCGCCTGAGGTTGCTGGGGGAGACCCTGGTCCGCGCCGCCGGCGGCCGCTGGCGCAGCCTGGCGGGCGGGCCCTTCGTGGTCGGCAGGGAGATGCTCCTGGAGACCGACCCCCCGCTGTCGGCCGACGTCGACGGCGAGGTCCGCCTGACGACCCCCATCACGATCCGGACCGTCCCCAACGGCCTGCGCGTGATGGTCCCGAACGACTTCGTCGACTCCTGA